Proteins encoded by one window of Candidatus Stoquefichus sp. SB1:
- a CDS encoding ISL3 family transposase: MSTSDYINLILEILQINHFSHLFIPAPFDDSSSCLKKVPDSNGVLTLFIHLKSQVSPLVCPHCGSYNHHISKGTRSINLKHFSFGSLPVVLVVSYHRYICHDCSSYFVEDIPFQFYNRKATIPNVQSALFELNENHSMASISRMHGLGKNTMYRIFSENIHIPDRFYHLSSVISIDEFKATSDKGTYAFNIVNPITGKTLDIIEDRKASFLKNYFLRFPFSERKKVKFIIMDLSGPFYCIMHSLFPHAQIICDRFHYVRLAGQNFIQSRLDACSSLHYQPLAKSIKRQLRLFYKFRKDLDNEKTWYDFHLKRYFTCASYIDYLYDLSERRNDKDCDDNTMFDSLVILEMLDNYEIYQNLLKLIHEKHNDYKKELNRWLDYIFDTQNSYYQITAKNFRKRWFIPLLCSLSYTTIYKRRNRSYRTSFNNGFIEGMNNKIKLVKRNAYGFRYFYNLRKRIFLHLGYSYTFTYKDRKKGIPIFQ; this comes from the coding sequence ATGTCCACTTCTGATTATATCAATCTTATTCTTGAAATTCTACAAATTAATCATTTTTCTCATCTTTTTATTCCTGCTCCCTTTGATGATTCTTCTTCATGTCTTAAAAAAGTTCCTGATTCTAACGGTGTTCTCACTTTATTCATCCATCTTAAATCTCAAGTCTCTCCTCTTGTCTGTCCTCACTGCGGTTCATATAATCATCACATATCTAAAGGAACAAGATCTATCAATCTTAAGCATTTCTCCTTTGGCTCTCTCCCTGTCGTTCTTGTGGTTTCCTATCACAGATATATTTGTCATGACTGTTCTTCCTATTTCGTTGAAGATATTCCTTTTCAGTTTTACAATAGAAAGGCTACTATTCCTAATGTTCAGTCCGCTCTTTTTGAATTGAATGAAAATCATTCTATGGCTTCCATCTCCAGAATGCATGGCCTTGGTAAAAATACTATGTATCGCATCTTCAGTGAAAATATCCATATTCCTGATAGATTCTATCATCTTTCCTCTGTTATCTCTATTGATGAATTTAAGGCTACCAGCGATAAGGGAACTTATGCTTTTAATATAGTCAATCCTATCACTGGTAAAACTCTTGATATTATCGAAGATAGAAAAGCTTCCTTCCTGAAAAACTATTTCCTTAGGTTTCCCTTCTCTGAAAGAAAGAAGGTTAAGTTTATCATTATGGATCTTTCTGGTCCTTTTTACTGTATTATGCATTCTCTTTTCCCTCATGCCCAGATTATATGTGACAGGTTTCATTACGTCAGACTTGCTGGTCAGAATTTTATCCAGTCAAGACTCGATGCCTGTTCTTCTCTTCACTATCAGCCATTAGCTAAATCTATCAAAAGACAGCTTCGATTATTCTATAAATTCAGAAAAGATCTGGATAATGAAAAGACATGGTATGATTTTCATCTGAAAAGATACTTTACCTGTGCTTCCTATATTGATTATCTTTATGATCTTAGTGAAAGAAGAAATGATAAAGACTGTGATGATAATACTATGTTCGATTCTCTTGTCATTTTAGAAATGCTTGATAACTATGAAATTTATCAGAATCTATTGAAACTTATACATGAAAAACATAATGACTACAAAAAAGAATTAAACAGATGGCTTGATTATATCTTTGATACTCAAAATAGTTATTATCAGATAACTGCTAAAAACTTTAGAAAGAGATGGTTTATTCCTCTTTTATGTTCATTATCCTATACAACCATATACAAAAGAAGAAACAGATCATATAGAACGAGCTTTAATAATGGATTCATTGAAGGAATGAATAATAAAATCAAACTTGTCAAAAGGAATGCATATGGTTTCAGATATTTCTACAATTTAAGAAAACGCATATTTTTACATCTTGGATATAGTTATACTTTTACTTATAAAGACAGAAAAAAAGGAATCCCTATTTTTCAATAG
- a CDS encoding Rpn family recombination-promoting nuclease/putative transposase: MEADKLALDYKEDLFFKYYCGSEHHNAFIFRKFLIENITHLDMTDARISNTELTTLSKTDKRIIMDTLITKDGYQVDMEMQNTILNSFLSKRFQYYACKSIVIQLADGEKDYGKLKEFYLIIFINEDNVHLINHGTLRYEDGKQMRDCVIHIYYVNLKAINKIARQRKLSEFEAVIYLMANNTVENIEYEEKERMVQYMERSYEMFKADGALIKELLEEREKEFFHAMELNETRQEGKIEGIKEGEEKGKKEGIIYNVPLNVDTIRRRHPIRWTNKKGTDSLIVDTEKRVF, translated from the coding sequence ATGGAAGCAGATAAATTAGCACTTGATTATAAGGAAGACCTGTTTTTTAAGTACTACTGTGGCAGTGAGCATCATAATGCCTTTATATTCAGAAAGTTTCTGATAGAGAATATCACTCATCTGGATATGACGGATGCAAGAATCAGCAATACCGAACTGACAACTCTGTCCAAGACTGACAAGAGAATCATCATGGATACCTTAATCACTAAGGATGGCTATCAGGTAGATATGGAGATGCAGAATACAATATTGAATTCCTTTCTCAGCAAAAGGTTTCAGTATTATGCATGCAAGAGCATTGTGATACAGCTGGCTGACGGAGAGAAGGATTATGGTAAGCTCAAGGAGTTCTATCTGATTATCTTCATCAATGAGGATAATGTTCATCTCATCAATCATGGAACCCTGAGATATGAGGATGGAAAGCAGATGAGAGACTGTGTGATACATATCTATTATGTGAATCTTAAAGCGATAAACAAAATAGCGAGACAAAGGAAGCTAAGCGAGTTTGAAGCAGTGATCTATCTTATGGCAAACAATACAGTAGAAAACATTGAATATGAAGAAAAGGAAAGGATGGTCCAATATATGGAAAGAAGTTATGAAATGTTTAAAGCAGATGGTGCGTTAATCAAAGAGTTGCTGGAGGAAAGAGAAAAGGAGTTCTTTCATGCGATGGAGCTAAATGAAACAAGACAAGAAGGTAAAATAGAAGGAATTAAAGAAGGTGAAGAAAAAGGGAAAAAAGAAGGAATAATTTATAATGTACCCCTAAATGTGGACACAATAAGAAGAAGGCATCCTATAAGATGGACGAATAAAAAAGGGACAGATTCCTTAATTGTAGACACAGAAAAAAGGGTATTTTAA
- a CDS encoding HTH domain-containing protein, protein MKKYTKKQIKELKDNPYTFQVDEKRIFFTAEFKKVFWLKYQAGMSPRMIFKDLEYNLEYFGQKQIDSIVQRIKKEGMAGEFTEGYTRQKRVAIKQPEAEASPQTIKQIQNELQYLRQEVDFLKKVSKQKEDP, encoded by the coding sequence ATGAAAAAATATACTAAAAAACAGATTAAAGAATTAAAAGATAATCCATATACTTTTCAGGTTGATGAAAAAAGAATATTTTTTACTGCCGAGTTCAAGAAAGTATTCTGGCTTAAATATCAGGCTGGTATGAGTCCAAGAATGATTTTTAAAGATCTGGAATATAATCTTGAATATTTTGGTCAAAAACAAATAGACAGCATTGTGCAAAGAATAAAAAAAGAGGGTATGGCGGGTGAATTTACAGAAGGATATACTCGTCAAAAAAGAGTGGCTATCAAACAGCCTGAAGCAGAAGCATCACCACAGACAATCAAACAAATTCAGAACGAATTACAATATCTAAGACAGGAAGTAGATTTTTTAAAAAAAGTATCCAAACAGAAAGAGGATCCTTAA
- a CDS encoding IS3 family transposase, which translates to MISKEENVLTVTELCKIAKVSRSGYYRWIQAEGKREEREQQDREDFEIILEAYQYRGYSKGARSIYMRLLHLKEPVIMNVKKIRRLMKKYNLYCPIRQANPYRRMAKALKTNNVADNLLKREFKKYGARKVLLTDITYIPYNGERCYLSTILDAFTKEILAYVLSETMEVDFVLETVNKLIDRHGISLSEETLVHSDQGCHYTSYSFIQILRDRKLRQSMSRKGNCWDNAPQESFFGHMKDEIDISECREYKEVKSIIDDWMEYYNNDRYQWGLAKLSPCEYYKYIMSGEYPLKIGKSNNT; encoded by the coding sequence ATGATAAGCAAAGAAGAAAATGTATTGACAGTCACAGAACTGTGTAAAATAGCTAAGGTGTCACGATCGGGATACTATCGATGGATTCAGGCAGAAGGAAAAAGAGAGGAACGAGAGCAGCAGGATCGTGAAGATTTTGAAATCATTTTAGAGGCATATCAGTATCGGGGATACAGTAAAGGTGCAAGAAGCATCTATATGCGACTGCTGCACCTGAAAGAGCCAGTCATAATGAATGTAAAGAAAATACGAAGATTAATGAAGAAATATAATCTGTACTGTCCAATACGGCAAGCTAATCCATATAGAAGAATGGCAAAGGCATTAAAAACGAATAATGTAGCAGATAATTTATTAAAGAGGGAGTTTAAGAAATATGGAGCAAGAAAAGTTCTTCTAACAGATATAACATATATACCATATAATGGGGAGAGATGTTACCTTTCAACAATATTAGACGCCTTTACCAAAGAAATACTAGCATATGTGTTAAGTGAAACAATGGAGGTAGATTTTGTTTTAGAAACAGTAAATAAATTAATAGATAGACATGGAATATCACTAAGTGAAGAAACATTGGTGCATTCAGATCAGGGATGTCATTATACAAGTTATAGTTTTATTCAGATATTAAGGGATAGAAAATTAAGACAATCAATGTCGAGGAAAGGGAACTGTTGGGATAATGCACCACAGGAAAGTTTTTTTGGACATATGAAAGATGAAATAGACATAAGTGAGTGTAGAGAATATAAAGAAGTTAAATCAATTATTGATGACTGGATGGAATATTATAATAATGATAGATATCAATGGGGATTAGCAAAACTTTCCCCATGTGAATACTATAAGTATATAATGAGTGGTGAATATCCCTTAAAAATAGGGAAAAGTAACAATACATAA
- a CDS encoding dUTP diphosphatase encodes MNDVSKLYQVYINRELQTAKNEVLNSERLNQKILSFLHDLSEVAQDSRCYLFWEKDEPIDHQQLLEHYIEGLTMLMSIGYELSIDSIKNYTEIPDTSDIYALFFKIYQSILKVQSHYSSDEYQNTIDDYFTLGFQLNINIDEIIDNYQND; translated from the coding sequence ATGAATGATGTTTCTAAATTATATCAAGTCTATATCAATAGAGAACTACAAACTGCAAAAAACGAAGTCCTTAATAGTGAAAGACTCAATCAGAAGATCCTTTCTTTCTTACATGATTTAAGTGAAGTTGCACAAGATTCTAGATGTTATTTATTTTGGGAAAAAGATGAACCTATTGATCATCAACAACTATTAGAACATTATATCGAAGGATTAACAATGTTAATGTCCATAGGTTATGAACTCAGCATTGATAGCATTAAAAATTATACAGAAATACCTGATACATCAGATATATATGCTTTATTCTTTAAAATTTATCAATCTATCTTAAAAGTACAAAGTCATTATTCCAGTGATGAATATCAAAATACAATAGATGATTATTTCACACTAGGTTTCCAATTGAATATTAATATTGACGAAATCATTGATAATTATCAAAACGATTAA
- a CDS encoding manganese efflux pump MntP, which translates to MGFIEIVIIGIGLAMDAFAVSICKGLSTRKLQLKHAFICGGYFGLFQGLMPLIGYFLGIQFKSKIESIDHWIAFILLSLIGLNMIKEAFGDEECCDPDFSFKAMLPLAVATSIDALAIGVTFAFLNVNIFFAVLIIAITTLIISMAGVKIGHVFGSRYKSKAEIAGGVILILMGLKILLEHLGIFIL; encoded by the coding sequence ATGGGATTTATTGAAATTGTTATTATTGGTATTGGTCTTGCGATGGATGCATTTGCAGTGAGTATTTGCAAAGGTTTATCAACTCGAAAATTGCAATTGAAACATGCTTTTATATGTGGAGGATATTTTGGTCTTTTTCAAGGGTTGATGCCTTTAATTGGTTATTTTTTAGGTATTCAGTTTAAAAGCAAGATAGAAAGTATTGATCATTGGATTGCTTTTATATTATTATCACTTATTGGTCTGAATATGATCAAGGAAGCATTTGGTGATGAAGAATGCTGTGATCCAGATTTTTCTTTTAAAGCTATGCTACCACTTGCTGTTGCTACATCTATTGATGCTTTAGCCATTGGTGTAACATTTGCTTTTTTAAACGTCAATATCTTTTTTGCTGTTCTTATTATTGCAATAACAACCCTCATTATATCCATGGCAGGCGTTAAAATTGGACATGTCTTTGGTTCACGTTATAAATCTAAAGCTGAGATAGCTGGTGGCGTTATTCTCATTTTAATGGGATTAAAAATTTTATTAGAACATTTAGGTATTTTCATTCTATAA
- a CDS encoding IMPACT family protein — translation MLSIKEYTTHTLIIKKSEFICHLIPCSDITKANQLIQQYSDPQANHNCVAYIIDNHERGYDDGEPSGTAGMPMLNVLKMQGLNHVIAVVTRYFGGIKLGAGGLTRAYSQSVSETLKNAEIVETELVDLYKITIDYTYTRKFEHLLKQQNIKCISQEYNEQVSYLCYLRDHTFLDQIQELTNNQFQYKKIGCDYIEKDV, via the coding sequence ATGCTTTCCATTAAAGAATACACAACTCATACACTTATTATTAAAAAATCTGAATTTATATGTCATTTAATTCCTTGTAGTGATATCACGAAAGCAAATCAATTGATTCAACAATATAGTGATCCCCAAGCCAATCATAACTGTGTTGCTTATATTATTGACAATCATGAACGAGGATATGATGATGGTGAACCTTCTGGAACAGCTGGTATGCCAATGTTAAATGTTTTAAAAATGCAAGGACTTAATCATGTGATTGCTGTGGTTACAAGATATTTTGGTGGAATTAAATTAGGTGCTGGTGGTTTAACCCGTGCCTATAGTCAAAGTGTATCTGAGACCTTAAAAAATGCAGAAATTGTTGAGACTGAACTTGTTGACTTGTACAAAATAACAATTGATTATACTTATACAAGAAAGTTTGAACATTTATTAAAACAACAAAACATAAAATGTATATCTCAAGAATATAATGAACAAGTCTCATATCTATGTTATTTGAGAGATCATACTTTCTTAGATCAGATTCAGGAACTCACAAATAATCAATTCCAATATAAAAAAATCGGTTGTGATTACATAGAAAAAGATGTTTGA